ATGTCACACGCACCCGATTCGGCGCTGTACTCGCAGTGGATAGAGTTGCTCGGCTGGCTGGAAGCGGAGGCGACGGCACGCGGCCTGACCTTCGAGAAGGTGGCCGACTTCCCCGATTACATCTACCGCATGGAACGCCCCTACGATCTGCCCACCACCATCATGAGTGTCAGCGTGGGCGTCGCTGGTCAGGCCCTGCTGGCAGCGGCGGTCAGCCCCCGGCACGTTGATCTGAAGGCCGTGAGCCTGCGCGTGATGGGCGGCAGCAAGCACTGGCATCTGCACGCCGGGCAGCACGGCTTGGTGGACGGCAAGCGCCCCTTCACGCAGGAGCGGCTTGCGGCGCTGCTGGACGGAGCGGTCCGGGGCGTGGCCTGACCCAGCAGGAAAAAAGTGAACGCCCCGTGTTCCTGTCTGCGGGGCGTTCACTTTTTTCCTGCTGGCAATCACACGCTCTTGAAGCCCTCGAACGGCTCCTTGCAGGCGTCGCAGACGTACAGCCGCTTGCACAACGTCGGGCCGAAACTGCCGGTCATGCGCACGTCGAAGCTGGCGCAGCGCGGGCAGCGGGTGGCGTCGGCCTGAAGCTGGATCAGGCCGTCCTCGGCCGGGGCGGGCGGAGCGATACCGTACTCGCGCAGGCGTTCGCGGGCGTCTTCCCTGATCCAGTCGGTCGACCAGGGCGGCGTTAGGGTGCTTTTCACCTCCACCTCGGCGGCCCCCAGATCACGCACCGCCTGACCAATGCTGTCGCGGATGACGTGCAGCGCCGGGCAACCACTGAAGGTAGGCGTGAACGTGACCGTCACTGCCCCAGTCTCGCCAATCTGAACGTCACGCACCATGCCCATGTCGGTCACAGACACCACCGGAATTTCGGGGTCCGGCACGGTGGCCAGCGCGGCCCAGATGGCCTGGGTGGTGAGCGGGGATCGGGTGACGGTCATGTGAACTCCTTTGGGGCGGTGGATCAGGTGACCCTTACCACAGCTGCGCGTCGGGGTGGGCACGGTACACGCGCTGCATCTCGTCCAGCAGCGGCGCCAGGTGTTCGGTGTGGTGCCCCCGTCCAGGCTGTTCGGCCCCGGCGGGCGGCAGGCCCAGGCCGCACTGCACGGTCAGATGCGGGACCACCAGACCATCCCACCGGGCTTTCACAGCGCCCAGGTCAGGCAGAATGCCCGCCGCCGTCAGTTCAGCCTCGCCCTCTTCCGCCTGAAACAACTGACCGACATCCGGCCACAGGGCGTTCAGGGCGTCCTGGGTGCGCCGCAGGCTTTCAGGGGTACCCAGTGCCAGCCGCTCCACCCACAGGGCGGTGTGCTGTAGGTGAAAACGCTCCTCGCGGAAGGCCTTGCTTGCCACCTCGGCCAGCGGCGCGTAGCTGCTGTGGCGGGCGGCGTCCAACCACAGCGCCTCGTAGGCGTCGTACAGGTACTGGCGCAACATGGTGAAGGCCCAGTCGCCCTTGGGCCGTTCCACGAAGCGGGCGGACGTGTACTCGTCGGCGCTGCGGGTAAAGGCCAGCGCGTCTGGATCAGTGCCGTCCAGGGCGCGGCGCAGCTCCAGATACAGCCCGGCGTGCCCCAGCTCGTCCTGTGCGATGTTCGCCAGGGCAATGTCCTCTTCCAGAATCGGGGCGTGGCCGGTCCACTCGCCGCCGCGCTGGGCCAGGATGATCTCGTCGTCGGCCAGGGCGGTCAGCTTGCGAATCAGGGCCGCCTGCTGAGTTTCGGTCAGGGTGGTGGCAGGAGCGGTCATTTCTGAACCTCGTGTGTCTTGAGCTGTTCGGGCGCGGCGTCGTGCGGGTGGTCATACACCTTGTGGTCCGCCACGTGCGGCTCCTCGGTGGCGCGGCGGGGCATCCGGCCCTCGCGCTTCAGCTCTCCCACGTGCTTGCCAATCACGCCGTAGTACTGCTGCTGCTTGTAGGTCTTGTCCCTGGCAGGCGCAAACCAGCTCTCAACCGTTTCCGCGTCGTCGTCGGTGCGGGCAATGGCAGTTTCGGCAAAGACCAGCCAGGCCAGCGCGTCGGCATGGGCCTCGCTGGCCTGCCGCAGCGCGTCGCCGGGGCCGGTGGCCTGCACCGTGCCCACCAGATCCACGAAGGTCATGCTGCGTTTGTGGGACTTCTTGACGCCCACGTGGTAGCGGTCGGCCTCGCCGGGCGTCTCCAGTACTTCCGGATGGGCAGCGATCTCCTCGGGGGTGGCAATCAGGAGGTCGTCCTCGCGCACGGCCCACAGGTTGACGGCGGCGGGGCGGCGCACAAACACGTTGCGGGCGGTCAACAACGCGTGGCCCGGATCGCCCGCGTGAACGCTGCCTACACTCTGGTACGGACGTTTTTCAGAGTCCTGCTTGAAGACTTCCCAGCGGGGCCACTGGGTGTCGTGCGAGGACGGCTCGGATGGGGGTTGGGTCATGGGATTCCTCGTGGCGGGGCTGGGGAACGTGCAAGTTGGCGGCATCTTTCGCGGCCGCTCTCCATGAAAAGCGGCCGCGCAGCCGCTTCAAGGAAAGAGCAGGGGGCCAGGACCTAGCTCGTTCAGTCCTGGGCTGGTCAGTCGGCCGCGACGGCACGCTGACGGTCGGTGTAGGCCTGCAGCGCCTCACGCACCCAGGCGCCGTCGTCGTGGGCCGCCTGACGGGTGGCGAGGCGTTCCTGGCCCAGCCCGCGTTCGCCCTTGATGACGGACCAGAACTCGTCCCAGTTGATCGGGCCATGCTTCCAATTGCCCTTCTCGTCCTGGTGCAGATCGGGGTCAGGAATGGTCAGGCCGGCTTCCAGCAGTTCGGGGGCGTGCTCGTTGATGAACTCCTGGCGCACCTCGTCGTTGGTCTTGAGCTTCACGCCCCACTTGCTCATGATGCCGGTGTTGGGGCTGTCGGCATCATGCGGCCCCAGCATCATCAGGGCGGGCCACCACCAGCGGTTCAGGGCGTCCTGCGCCATCTCGCGCTGGGCGGGGGTGCCCTGGGCGTAGGCGACAATCATTTCCTTGCCCTGCTTGTGGTGGAACGTTTCCTCGGAGCAGATGCGCACCATCGCGCGGCTGTAAGGGCCATAACTGGCGCCCGCCAGCATGGTCTGGTTCTTGATGGCCGCGCCGTCCACCAGCCAGCCGATCATGCCCACATCGGCCCAGCTCATGGTGGGGTAGTTGAAGATGCTGCTGTACTTGGCGCGGCGCGTCAGCAGGGCGTCGATCATGCCCTCGCGGGTGGCGCCCAGCGTCTCGGCGGCGTGGTAGAGGTACTGCCCATGCCCGGCCTCGTCCTGCACCTTGGCCATCAGAATGGTCTTGCGCTTCAGGGTGGGGGCGCTGGCAATCCACTCGCCCTCGGGCAACATGCCCACCACTTCACTGTGCGCGTGCTGCGAGATCATGCGGATCAACTGACGGCGGTACTCGGCAGGCATCCAGTCGCCGGCCTCGATCTTCTCACCCCGCTCGATCCGGGCCTCGAAGGCGGCGTGCTGCTCGGCAGTTTCGTTCGGCGCAATGTGGCTGTTGGGCTGGGTCATGGGAAGAACCTCCTGAGATGGCCCCAGTCTACCTAACGAGCGTTAGGTTGGTGGTGAGGTCCATGAATGCTGGACGTTCAGGCCCTTGCCGCCCCATCCTGGGAACAGCCAGAACTGCCGTCGCAGCCCACGATTTCCGGTATCCTCGACGTGCCTCCTCCAGGCACCCGCCTTTATCTTTCTACCTTTCAGGCCTCGCGCGTGGCCAGTTCACGCATGGCGGCCAGCAGCTCGCCCGCCGCCTGCTGGTCCGGCGCGTCGCGAAACGCCTCCGACAGCAGCGCCAGACCCTCCTCAGCCTGGGCGTGCGCGTAGGCCTGGGCGTAGGTCACGCTGCCG
This is a stretch of genomic DNA from Deinococcus aerolatus. It encodes these proteins:
- a CDS encoding NADH-quinone oxidoreductase subunit 15 gives rise to the protein MSHAPDSALYSQWIELLGWLEAEATARGLTFEKVADFPDYIYRMERPYDLPTTIMSVSVGVAGQALLAAAVSPRHVDLKAVSLRVMGGSKHWHLHAGQHGLVDGKRPFTQERLAALLDGAVRGVA
- the paaD gene encoding 1,2-phenylacetyl-CoA epoxidase subunit PaaD — encoded protein: MTVTRSPLTTQAIWAALATVPDPEIPVVSVTDMGMVRDVQIGETGAVTVTFTPTFSGCPALHVIRDSIGQAVRDLGAAEVEVKSTLTPPWSTDWIREDARERLREYGIAPPAPAEDGLIQLQADATRCPRCASFDVRMTGSFGPTLCKRLYVCDACKEPFEGFKSV
- the paaC gene encoding 1,2-phenylacetyl-CoA epoxidase subunit PaaC; its protein translation is MTAPATTLTETQQAALIRKLTALADDEIILAQRGGEWTGHAPILEEDIALANIAQDELGHAGLYLELRRALDGTDPDALAFTRSADEYTSARFVERPKGDWAFTMLRQYLYDAYEALWLDAARHSSYAPLAEVASKAFREERFHLQHTALWVERLALGTPESLRRTQDALNALWPDVGQLFQAEEGEAELTAAGILPDLGAVKARWDGLVVPHLTVQCGLGLPPAGAEQPGRGHHTEHLAPLLDEMQRVYRAHPDAQLW
- a CDS encoding phenylacetic acid degradation protein, yielding MTQPPSEPSSHDTQWPRWEVFKQDSEKRPYQSVGSVHAGDPGHALLTARNVFVRRPAAVNLWAVREDDLLIATPEEIAAHPEVLETPGEADRYHVGVKKSHKRSMTFVDLVGTVQATGPGDALRQASEAHADALAWLVFAETAIARTDDDAETVESWFAPARDKTYKQQQYYGVIGKHVGELKREGRMPRRATEEPHVADHKVYDHPHDAAPEQLKTHEVQK
- the paaA gene encoding 1,2-phenylacetyl-CoA epoxidase subunit PaaA encodes the protein MTQPNSHIAPNETAEQHAAFEARIERGEKIEAGDWMPAEYRRQLIRMISQHAHSEVVGMLPEGEWIASAPTLKRKTILMAKVQDEAGHGQYLYHAAETLGATREGMIDALLTRRAKYSSIFNYPTMSWADVGMIGWLVDGAAIKNQTMLAGASYGPYSRAMVRICSEETFHHKQGKEMIVAYAQGTPAQREMAQDALNRWWWPALMMLGPHDADSPNTGIMSKWGVKLKTNDEVRQEFINEHAPELLEAGLTIPDPDLHQDEKGNWKHGPINWDEFWSVIKGERGLGQERLATRQAAHDDGAWVREALQAYTDRQRAVAAD